The Natronogracilivirga saccharolytica genome includes a window with the following:
- the rpsK gene encoding 30S ribosomal protein S11: MAKKQAKTTASRKKKKQLADPNGRAYIKATFNNVTVTITDADGNVVSWSTSGREGFKGSRKNTPYAAQLSAQTAAKSAYDMGLRKVDVFVKGPGSGREAAIRALATSGLEVQVITDKTPIPHNGCRPPKRRRV, translated from the coding sequence ATGGCGAAAAAGCAAGCAAAAACAACGGCTTCAAGAAAAAAGAAGAAGCAGTTAGCCGATCCCAATGGTCGCGCTTACATCAAGGCTACATTCAATAATGTAACCGTAACCATTACGGATGCAGACGGCAATGTGGTGTCCTGGTCCACATCCGGCCGTGAAGGCTTCAAGGGGTCCCGGAAAAACACTCCTTATGCAGCACAGCTGAGTGCACAAACCGCTGCAAAGTCCGCATATGATATGGGATTGCGTAAAGTAGACGTCTTTGTAAAAGGACCGGGTTCCGGCCGGGAGGCAGCCATCCGTGCACTGGCTACATCGGGGCTCGAAGTGCAGGTAATAACAGACAAGACGCCTATTCCGCATAACGGATGCCGTCCTCCAAAGCGTAGAAGAGTATAA
- the rpmJ gene encoding 50S ribosomal protein L36, with protein MKTKASVRKRSPSDKLVRRKGRLYIINKKNPRNKKRQG; from the coding sequence ATGAAAACGAAAGCATCCGTACGTAAGAGAAGCCCGAGTGACAAGCTGGTTCGTCGCAAGGGAAGACTGTACATAATTAATAAAAAGAACCCACGGAACAAGAAAAGACAAGGGTAA
- the rpsD gene encoding 30S ribosomal protein S4, protein MARYTGPKQKRARRFKEPIFGPSKALERKPYGPGEHGRSRRMKKSEYAIQLDEKQKARYTYGVLERQFRNLFKKANAKEGVTGENLMKYLEARLDNTIFRMGFARTRRQARQLVTHRHVIVNGKVVNIPSFSVRAGDVISIRPKSRNLEVVSDAIKNTSRRKYKWLEVDRKSLSGKFLHYPDMEDIPENINVQLIVELYSK, encoded by the coding sequence ATGGCAAGATATACTGGACCCAAGCAAAAGCGAGCAAGAAGATTCAAGGAACCGATATTCGGTCCCAGCAAGGCACTTGAGAGAAAACCGTACGGACCTGGCGAGCACGGGCGTTCCCGCCGGATGAAGAAGTCCGAATACGCCATTCAGCTCGATGAAAAACAGAAAGCCAGATATACCTATGGTGTTCTGGAGCGTCAATTCCGGAATCTTTTTAAAAAAGCCAATGCCAAGGAAGGCGTAACCGGTGAAAACCTCATGAAATATCTTGAGGCGAGACTGGACAACACCATTTTCAGGATGGGATTTGCGAGAACACGCCGGCAGGCCAGGCAGCTCGTGACTCACCGTCACGTGATAGTAAACGGCAAAGTTGTAAATATTCCGTCCTTCTCCGTCAGAGCCGGTGATGTGATTTCCATCCGTCCCAAGTCAAGAAATCTTGAAGTGGTGAGTGATGCGATTAAAAACACATCCAGAAGAAAGTACAAGTGGCTTGAGGTAGACCGGAAGTCACTCTCAGGCAAGTTTCTGCACTATCCTGACATGGAAGACATTCCGGAAAACATCAATGTGCAGCTTATCGTCGAATTGTACTCCAAGTGA
- the rpsM gene encoding 30S ribosomal protein S13 — protein MARIAGVDLPKNKRGVVGLTYIFGIGRTQSRRILEKLGIDLSKKVNDWDEGEVANIRKEIENEHKTEGALRSEVNANIKRLMDIGSYRGLRHRKGLPVRGQRTKTNARNRKGKRRTVAGKKIAPRK, from the coding sequence ATGGCTCGAATTGCAGGAGTAGATTTACCAAAAAATAAAAGAGGTGTCGTTGGCCTGACCTACATCTTCGGGATAGGTCGTACACAGTCTCGTCGGATACTTGAAAAACTCGGAATTGATCTGAGTAAAAAAGTAAATGATTGGGATGAAGGCGAAGTGGCCAATATCCGGAAGGAAATTGAAAACGAGCACAAAACCGAAGGTGCTCTCCGCTCTGAAGTGAATGCAAATATCAAGCGGCTGATGGATATCGGATCTTACCGTGGCCTGAGACACAGAAAAGGGTTGCCGGTCCGAGGTCAAAGGACCAAAACCAATGCACGCAATCGCAAAGGCAAACGCCGTACGGTTGCTGGTAAGAAAATTGCCCCCAGAAAGTAA